One window of the Caminibacter pacificus genome contains the following:
- a CDS encoding RNA polymerase sigma factor FliA: MSSHNPYNDNIKAYRDHLAVDYMPAVKSMAARLKERLPSSVDFNDLVSIGFEELVKLAKRYDPAINDNFWGYAQTRIYGAMLDFLRSLDTVSRGDRKLIKEIEKVIEKYTSKFNTEPSDEEIAEILDVDVEKVRKARTASDIYTVMPIEDQMNYFDDVSKKVEEEELIDKIMEVLEEFGEKEQMIIQLYYFEELSLKEISEILGVTESRVSQIHKKVIKKLRERLADG; the protein is encoded by the coding sequence ATGAGTTCGCACAATCCGTATAACGACAACATAAAAGCTTATAGAGACCATTTGGCTGTCGATTATATGCCGGCTGTAAAATCTATGGCCGCAAGACTAAAAGAGAGATTGCCAAGCAGTGTGGATTTTAACGATTTGGTTTCTATCGGATTCGAAGAGCTCGTTAAGCTTGCAAAAAGATACGACCCGGCAATTAACGATAATTTTTGGGGATACGCGCAAACGAGAATTTACGGCGCAATGCTTGATTTTTTAAGAAGTTTGGATACTGTCAGTAGAGGTGATAGAAAACTTATTAAAGAGATTGAAAAAGTAATAGAAAAATATACTTCCAAATTCAATACCGAACCGAGCGATGAAGAGATAGCGGAAATTCTCGATGTTGATGTTGAAAAAGTAAGAAAAGCCAGAACCGCAAGCGATATTTATACGGTAATGCCTATTGAGGACCAAATGAACTACTTCGACGACGTTTCGAAAAAAGTCGAAGAAGAGGAATTAATCGATAAAATAATGGAAGTTTTGGAAGAGTTCGGCGAAAAAGAACAGATGATAATTCAACTTTACTATTTCGAAGAGCTTAGTCTAAAAGAAATAAGCGAGATTTTAGGTGTAACTGAGAGTAGGGTTTCGCAAATACATAAAAAAGTTATTAAAAAACTAAGGGAAAGATTAGCAGATGGCTGA
- a CDS encoding (Fe-S)-binding protein, producing MFKFSEISDMCIKCGKCIPGCTIHRVNPDEATSPRGFLDILKGVEEGEIEIDKNFKDTVESCFLCNQCVEVCPNSLPTDFMIENARAKVAEKFGIAWYKRAFFFLLKHRWAYDLVSKLGFYFQTCGFKIEEEKKAIRSRFSLPMLHKGRLLPAFRKTSFLKKYPEKIPAKNPQKRVAIFIGCMANYNYTEVGDALVKILKFLDIDIFIPKKQACCGAPAYFTGDFKTTEELIKRNIEYFETFIDEVDAILVPEATCTAMLKKDYEEYIKYHMDYEWLKRHEKVKAKIFGTTEWLYKYTDLEKRLNKKLNSSVTYHDACHFGKVFNIRKEPRALISKVVEVKEMEDPNVCCGFGGITMQTEKFDLARKEGLIKAEMIKKVDAEYVSAECSACRMQITEHLDKVGDNKIFVHPLEIIAKAIED from the coding sequence GTGTTTAAGTTTAGCGAAATAAGCGATATGTGTATTAAATGCGGTAAATGTATTCCGGGTTGTACCATTCATAGAGTAAATCCCGACGAAGCCACTTCTCCAAGAGGATTTTTGGATATCCTAAAAGGCGTCGAAGAGGGTGAAATCGAGATAGATAAAAATTTTAAAGATACTGTTGAGAGTTGTTTTTTGTGTAATCAATGTGTTGAGGTGTGTCCTAACTCTTTGCCTACCGATTTTATGATTGAAAACGCCAGAGCTAAAGTTGCCGAAAAATTCGGTATTGCATGGTATAAGAGAGCATTTTTCTTTTTACTGAAACACAGATGGGCTTATGATTTGGTAAGTAAGCTCGGATTTTATTTTCAAACGTGCGGATTTAAAATAGAAGAAGAAAAAAAAGCTATCAGAAGCCGTTTTTCACTCCCTATGCTTCACAAAGGAAGACTTCTTCCGGCGTTTAGGAAAACGTCGTTTTTAAAAAAATATCCTGAAAAAATACCGGCGAAAAATCCTCAAAAAAGAGTTGCAATTTTTATAGGATGTATGGCGAATTATAACTATACAGAAGTCGGGGACGCTCTTGTTAAGATTTTGAAATTTTTAGATATTGATATTTTTATTCCTAAAAAACAAGCTTGTTGCGGCGCGCCAGCATATTTTACAGGAGATTTTAAAACAACGGAAGAGCTTATAAAAAGAAATATCGAATACTTCGAAACTTTTATAGATGAAGTTGACGCTATTTTGGTTCCGGAAGCAACATGTACGGCTATGCTAAAAAAAGATTACGAAGAATACATAAAATATCATATGGATTATGAATGGCTAAAAAGACATGAAAAGGTAAAAGCGAAAATTTTCGGAACTACCGAGTGGCTTTATAAATATACGGACCTTGAAAAAAGACTAAACAAAAAGTTAAATTCAAGCGTTACATATCACGACGCATGTCATTTCGGAAAAGTATTCAATATAAGAAAAGAGCCTCGTGCTTTAATATCTAAAGTCGTGGAAGTAAAAGAGATGGAAGATCCGAATGTTTGCTGCGGGTTCGGGGGTATTACAATGCAAACTGAAAAATTCGACCTCGCAAGAAAAGAAGGGCTAATCAAAGCCGAAATGATAAAAAAAGTAGATGCCGAATATGTAAGTGCGGAGTGTAGTGCTTGCCGTATGCAGATAACGGAACACCTTGATAAAGTAGGGGATAATAAAATATTCGTTCACCCTCTTGAAATAATCGCAAAAGCTATAGAGGATTAA
- a CDS encoding P-loop NTPase: MKTQADKLKNLVQNEKPKDLKTRVIAITSGKGGVGKTTITANLGYALSALGFKVALFDADIGLANLDVMLRVNPKRNILNVLKNECTLKDIVIEVDKNFYLIPGESGEEIINFADEMSLSNFLSQLDYFEDFDFFLIDTSAGIDKRVQTFLDAADDVIIVTVPEPAAITDAYAMVKVISEKRDIAYMILNEVHSPKEANNIFGKIINVAKVNLRSDFRLLMLGYIKNDKSIYISSTKRLLFTKEYPNSSVSEQVFSIARKIAKISERKVLEKEKGLSSFFKKIFSGF; this comes from the coding sequence TTGAAAACGCAAGCCGATAAACTGAAAAATTTGGTTCAAAACGAAAAACCAAAAGATTTAAAAACAAGAGTAATTGCTATTACAAGCGGAAAAGGCGGGGTTGGAAAAACTACGATTACCGCCAATTTAGGATACGCACTAAGCGCTCTTGGATTTAAAGTGGCACTTTTTGATGCCGATATCGGACTTGCGAATTTGGACGTAATGTTAAGAGTCAATCCTAAAAGAAACATTTTAAACGTCCTAAAAAACGAGTGTACTTTAAAAGATATCGTAATAGAAGTCGATAAAAACTTTTATTTAATTCCTGGTGAGAGCGGAGAAGAGATAATCAATTTTGCGGATGAGATGAGTTTGAGTAACTTTTTATCTCAACTCGATTATTTTGAAGATTTCGATTTCTTTTTGATTGATACGAGTGCAGGAATCGATAAAAGAGTACAAACTTTTCTTGATGCGGCCGATGATGTTATAATTGTAACGGTACCGGAACCAGCAGCAATAACAGACGCTTATGCAATGGTGAAAGTAATAAGCGAAAAGAGAGATATCGCTTATATGATATTAAATGAAGTACATTCTCCAAAAGAAGCGAACAATATTTTTGGTAAAATAATAAATGTGGCAAAAGTAAATTTAAGAAGCGATTTTAGATTATTGATGCTCGGGTACATAAAAAACGATAAAAGCATCTATATTTCATCGACCAAAAGGCTTTTATTTACAAAAGAGTATCCTAATTCGTCGGTTAGCGAGCAGGTCTTTTCGATTGCGAGAAAAATAGCAAAAATTTCGGAACGAAAAGTGCTTGAAAAGGAAAAAGGACTTAGTAGCTTCTTTAAGAAGATTTTTTCAGGATTTTAA
- the folK gene encoding 2-amino-4-hydroxy-6-hydroxymethyldihydropteridine diphosphokinase — MRRIIKTTFFPAPYKKSTKKNVALIGIGCNLGNCIRRFKKVYKTIDSHPKIDIIQTSIIYQNPPFGYLDQPDFYNSILVVKTSFSPFELLRYLLWIEKKYGRKRSFKNAPRTLDLDIILYNNVKINTKKLIIPHPHYKKRDSVLVPLALKD; from the coding sequence ATGAGAAGAATCATAAAAACCACCTTTTTCCCCGCTCCTTATAAAAAAAGCACCAAAAAAAACGTCGCTTTGATAGGTATAGGCTGTAATCTCGGAAATTGTATCAGGAGATTTAAAAAAGTATATAAAACTATCGATTCTCATCCTAAAATCGATATAATTCAAACCTCAATCATTTATCAAAATCCGCCTTTTGGGTATTTAGACCAGCCCGATTTTTATAATTCGATTTTGGTCGTAAAGACTTCATTTTCTCCTTTTGAGCTTTTGAGGTATCTTTTATGGATAGAAAAGAAATACGGAAGAAAGAGAAGCTTCAAAAACGCCCCGAGAACTTTGGATTTGGATATAATATTGTATAATAATGTTAAAATTAATACAAAAAAACTCATTATACCGCATCCGCATTATAAAAAAAGAGATTCGGTTCTCGTACCATTAGCATTAAAGGATTGA
- the fliY gene encoding flagellar motor switch protein FliY has product MNEFIEILLNEIKSTIEGLIGITPEINLINHSKNTGTTSPSYVKVSAKVKPKGEIVFIIPPEFATAVTDLMLGGEGEAKSEVNEDDLDAVKEIVSNILGALSTALEAQSDMPDLKFEVGEVTFVSVEEDFEDFGYVINIECKVNDILKSCQVFLDKALYSLIAKEEVQEAAPKEAPSDIAIPEEAKNLEMLLDVKLQLRVRIGSKVMLLKDVINMDIGSIVELNQLANEPLDILIEDKKIGEGEVVIVDGNFGIQITSIGSKADRLKSLKG; this is encoded by the coding sequence GTGAATGAGTTTATTGAAATACTTCTTAACGAAATAAAATCCACAATTGAGGGATTAATAGGGATAACGCCGGAAATAAATCTTATTAATCACTCCAAAAATACCGGGACGACTTCTCCTTCATACGTAAAAGTATCGGCAAAAGTAAAACCTAAAGGTGAGATAGTTTTTATTATTCCTCCCGAATTTGCGACGGCTGTTACCGATTTGATGTTGGGAGGCGAGGGAGAAGCCAAAAGCGAAGTTAACGAAGACGACCTTGATGCGGTAAAAGAGATTGTTTCTAATATTTTGGGAGCTCTTTCTACAGCTCTTGAAGCCCAAAGCGATATGCCGGATTTGAAATTTGAAGTGGGCGAAGTTACTTTCGTAAGCGTCGAAGAGGATTTTGAGGATTTCGGATATGTGATAAATATAGAATGCAAGGTAAACGATATATTAAAATCTTGTCAGGTATTTTTGGATAAAGCTCTTTATTCTTTGATAGCCAAAGAAGAAGTCCAAGAAGCTGCGCCAAAAGAAGCTCCAAGCGATATTGCAATACCTGAAGAAGCCAAAAACTTAGAGATGCTTCTTGATGTCAAGCTTCAGCTTAGAGTTAGAATCGGTAGTAAAGTTATGCTTTTAAAAGATGTTATTAATATGGATATCGGAAGTATTGTCGAGCTAAATCAACTTGCGAACGAGCCTCTTGATATTTTAATAGAAGATAAAAAAATAGGTGAGGGCGAAGTGGTGATAGTTGACGGAAACTTCGGTATTCAGATAACTTCTATCGGAAGTAAGGCTGATAGGTTAAAATCACTTAAAGGTTGA
- the flhF gene encoding flagellar biosynthesis protein FlhF, with protein MKLKTYTAPTYTEALNKIKAELGDDVVIVSSKEIKKKTLTSPGLYEIVVAIEEKHEKSVNNKKSDVDDVMLRLSKAAKEINTISTKQNIEKSANIFQSQKEPQNTKNLQPYNDEEIKALKDELSKLSDTLKFLQAAVWDISHKDDLDLPPEFSEIYALSRASGMSAKHLDEIMKLTIKYMPVKMRKNRDTIRRYFHTLLKKMIPIRIEREIKPPHKKIMMFVGPTGVGKTTTIAKLAARYAYKLSQRHKVGIITLDTYRIGAVEQLMTYAKMMRLPIETVVDPNDFEEALNTLRHNDYILIDTVGSSQHDKEKIERLNSFLKVNTFAEINVSLVLSATTKYEDLCDIYNNFSILPIDTFIFTKLDETKTYGNIFSLLLDTKKPISYFSIGQEVPDDLMVADADYLLKGILNKELS; from the coding sequence TTGAAACTAAAAACATACACGGCGCCGACATATACTGAGGCTTTGAATAAGATAAAAGCCGAACTCGGAGATGACGTTGTTATCGTATCAAGTAAAGAGATTAAAAAAAAGACTCTCACAAGTCCCGGGCTTTACGAGATAGTGGTCGCTATTGAGGAAAAACACGAAAAAAGTGTCAATAATAAAAAAAGCGACGTTGATGACGTAATGCTTAGGCTCTCAAAAGCCGCAAAAGAGATAAATACCATCTCCACAAAACAAAACATAGAAAAAAGCGCTAATATTTTTCAATCTCAAAAAGAGCCTCAAAATACCAAAAACTTACAACCTTATAACGATGAAGAGATAAAAGCATTAAAAGACGAGCTTAGTAAACTTTCGGATACTCTAAAGTTTCTACAAGCCGCGGTTTGGGATATTTCTCACAAAGACGACCTTGATTTACCGCCGGAATTTAGCGAAATATATGCACTTTCACGTGCAAGTGGAATGAGTGCCAAACATCTTGACGAGATAATGAAACTCACTATCAAGTATATGCCTGTAAAAATGAGAAAAAACAGAGATACTATAAGACGCTATTTTCATACTCTTTTGAAAAAAATGATTCCTATAAGAATCGAAAGAGAAATAAAGCCGCCTCACAAAAAAATAATGATGTTTGTCGGACCTACGGGTGTTGGAAAAACGACTACAATAGCAAAACTTGCCGCAAGATATGCTTATAAACTCTCTCAAAGACATAAAGTAGGAATTATTACTCTTGATACCTATAGAATCGGTGCCGTCGAGCAGTTGATGACGTATGCTAAAATGATGAGACTTCCGATTGAAACCGTAGTTGACCCTAACGATTTCGAAGAAGCCTTAAATACTCTAAGACATAACGATTATATCTTAATCGACACCGTAGGTAGCTCTCAGCACGACAAAGAAAAAATAGAAAGACTCAATTCGTTTTTGAAAGTAAATACTTTTGCGGAAATAAACGTCTCTTTGGTACTCTCTGCTACGACTAAATATGAAGATTTGTGCGATATTTACAATAATTTTTCGATTCTTCCGATAGATACGTTTATTTTTACTAAACTTGACGAAACCAAAACTTACGGAAATATCTTTTCTTTGCTTCTTGATACAAAAAAACCTATCAGTTATTTTTCTATAGGTCAAGAAGTACCTGATGATTTAATGGTAGCCGATGCTGACTATTTATTAAAAGGTATTTTGAATAAGGAGCTTAGTTGA
- the fliM gene encoding flagellar motor switch protein FliM: protein MADILSQEEIDALLEVVEEEDIAPEELEKVPDILEQKQVTLYDFKRPNRVSKEQLRSIRAIHDKMARNLASHISSLMRSIVEIQLHSVDQMTYGEFLMSLPSPTSFNVFSLKPLDGKGVIELNPSIVFPMIDRLLGGPGMPFDANREFTDIEINLLDQILRVITQNMRDIWSPIMDLYPVIEAKESSPNVVQIVAQNEIVIMIVMEIIIGQTSGMMNICYPVITIESLLPKLASRDLMLSETSSRKSRNKELRALLRGAKIELEAVLGYAELTMKEILELQEGDIIKLNRPADDTVVVKVDGREKFIAEFGVKRYRRSIKIKEILKTEHDEIKQILEKLEQKRKQRLEQITGEESE, encoded by the coding sequence ATGGCTGATATTTTATCACAAGAAGAAATCGACGCGCTACTTGAGGTTGTCGAAGAGGAAGATATAGCTCCTGAGGAACTTGAGAAAGTTCCCGATATTTTAGAACAAAAACAGGTAACGCTATACGATTTCAAAAGACCCAACAGAGTCAGCAAAGAACAGTTACGTTCAATTCGTGCCATTCATGATAAAATGGCGAGAAATTTGGCAAGTCACATCTCTTCTTTGATGAGAAGTATCGTAGAGATTCAGCTTCACTCCGTAGACCAAATGACATACGGCGAATTTCTTATGTCTTTGCCAAGCCCTACGTCTTTTAACGTTTTTTCTTTAAAACCTCTTGACGGAAAAGGTGTAATAGAGCTAAATCCGAGTATCGTTTTTCCTATGATAGATAGACTCCTCGGTGGCCCGGGAATGCCTTTTGATGCCAATAGGGAATTTACGGATATAGAAATAAACCTTTTGGATCAGATATTAAGAGTTATTACTCAAAATATGAGAGATATTTGGTCTCCGATTATGGATTTGTATCCTGTTATAGAAGCTAAAGAATCAAGTCCGAACGTCGTACAAATCGTTGCTCAAAACGAGATTGTCATAATGATAGTAATGGAGATTATCATCGGTCAAACAAGCGGTATGATGAATATATGCTATCCGGTGATTACGATTGAGAGTTTGTTACCGAAACTTGCGAGTCGCGATTTGATGCTTAGCGAAACGAGTAGCAGAAAAAGTAGAAACAAAGAATTAAGAGCGCTTCTAAGAGGAGCAAAAATCGAGCTTGAAGCTGTGCTCGGATATGCCGAACTTACTATGAAAGAGATTTTGGAACTTCAAGAGGGCGATATCATAAAACTAAACCGCCCGGCGGATGATACTGTGGTAGTTAAGGTTGACGGAAGAGAAAAATTCATAGCCGAATTCGGTGTGAAAAGGTATAGAAGGTCGATAAAAATCAAAGAAATCCTAAAAACTGAACACGACGAAATTAAACAAATCCTTGAAAAACTTGAACAAAAAAGAAAACAAAGACTTGAACAAATAACAGGAGAAGAGAGTGAATGA